A region of Lycium barbarum isolate Lr01 chromosome 1, ASM1917538v2, whole genome shotgun sequence DNA encodes the following proteins:
- the LOC132607176 gene encoding protein XRI1-like isoform X2 — MPDVPMDFDTNSEMWDWTCGETFLEDCENFGLQPQTDVSESLWTGVTENKEDISYMFDDEKTPVKDCGDLTFNVKDVTNKELKQCRESGKVVKRRRVLQFDAEILDNPGSNEELALTFLKSKERNAYFEEAICEVSNWLSECTDDATSSAHEGLDESSEEWLTDCFNDPELQIGSEDMNTSGVSDVQADTMEVVNSPPECEITMVKSSPARTCGNIVIKGRNSHIQTPEQGASSVVYPFGFIKPCSVRGDMTLKEINKKIHTPPPSKSKQRNQDPPCYPTSAFSGKPVIGKTKIHIEGGRGSITIMRTKG; from the exons ATGCCTGATGTACCCATGGATTTCGATACTAACAG CGAGATGTGGGATTGGACGTGTGGGGAAACTTTTCTTGAAGACTGCGAGAACTTTG GGCTGCAGCCTCAAACAGACGTATCCGAATCTCTATGGACTGGTGTAACTGAAAATAAGGAAGACATTTCCTACATGTTTGATGATGAGAAAACACCAGTTAAGGACTGTGGTGACTTGACTTTCAATGTCAAGG ATGTTacaaacaaggaattgaagcagtGCAGAGAATCTGGTAAAGTGGTAAAAAGACGCCGAGTGCTACAATTTGACGCCGAGATCCTGGATAATCCTGGTTCAAATGAAGAGCTTGCATTAACTTTCTTAAAATCAAAG GAGAGGAATGCATATTTTGAAGAAGCTATATGCGAGGTGTCAAATTGGTTATCCGAATGTACAG ATGATGCAACGTCATCGGCTCATGAAGGCTTGGATGAGTCATCTGAAGAATGGCTCACTGATTGCTTTAATGATCCTGAGTTGCAGATTGGTTCCGAGGATAT GAACACATCTGGAGTATCCGATGTTCAAGCGGACACAATGG AGGTTGTCAATTCCCCGCCAGAATGCGAGATAACTATGGTTAAAAGCAGTCCTGCTCGTACTTGTGGAAACATTGTTATCAAAG GTAGGAATTCACACATTCAAACTCCTGAACAAGGTGCGTCTTCTGTAGTGTACCCGTTTGGATTTATCAAACCCTGCAGCGTTCGAGGAGACATGACTTTAAAAGAGATTAACAAAAAGATACACACTCCGCCACCATCTAAATCAAAGCAAAGGAATCAAGATCCACCTTGTTATCCCACATCAGCTTTTTCCGGGAAGCCTGTCATTGGCAAGACGAAAATTCACATAGAGGGCGGAAGGGGCAGCATTACAATCATGAGAACTAAAGGGTGA
- the LOC132607176 gene encoding protein XRI1-like isoform X1 produces MPDVPMDFDTNSSEMWDWTCGETFLEDCENFGLQPQTDVSESLWTGVTENKEDISYMFDDEKTPVKDCGDLTFNVKDVTNKELKQCRESGKVVKRRRVLQFDAEILDNPGSNEELALTFLKSKERNAYFEEAICEVSNWLSECTDDATSSAHEGLDESSEEWLTDCFNDPELQIGSEDMNTSGVSDVQADTMEVVNSPPECEITMVKSSPARTCGNIVIKGRNSHIQTPEQGASSVVYPFGFIKPCSVRGDMTLKEINKKIHTPPPSKSKQRNQDPPCYPTSAFSGKPVIGKTKIHIEGGRGSITIMRTKG; encoded by the exons ATGCCTGATGTACCCATGGATTTCGATACTAACAG CAGCGAGATGTGGGATTGGACGTGTGGGGAAACTTTTCTTGAAGACTGCGAGAACTTTG GGCTGCAGCCTCAAACAGACGTATCCGAATCTCTATGGACTGGTGTAACTGAAAATAAGGAAGACATTTCCTACATGTTTGATGATGAGAAAACACCAGTTAAGGACTGTGGTGACTTGACTTTCAATGTCAAGG ATGTTacaaacaaggaattgaagcagtGCAGAGAATCTGGTAAAGTGGTAAAAAGACGCCGAGTGCTACAATTTGACGCCGAGATCCTGGATAATCCTGGTTCAAATGAAGAGCTTGCATTAACTTTCTTAAAATCAAAG GAGAGGAATGCATATTTTGAAGAAGCTATATGCGAGGTGTCAAATTGGTTATCCGAATGTACAG ATGATGCAACGTCATCGGCTCATGAAGGCTTGGATGAGTCATCTGAAGAATGGCTCACTGATTGCTTTAATGATCCTGAGTTGCAGATTGGTTCCGAGGATAT GAACACATCTGGAGTATCCGATGTTCAAGCGGACACAATGG AGGTTGTCAATTCCCCGCCAGAATGCGAGATAACTATGGTTAAAAGCAGTCCTGCTCGTACTTGTGGAAACATTGTTATCAAAG GTAGGAATTCACACATTCAAACTCCTGAACAAGGTGCGTCTTCTGTAGTGTACCCGTTTGGATTTATCAAACCCTGCAGCGTTCGAGGAGACATGACTTTAAAAGAGATTAACAAAAAGATACACACTCCGCCACCATCTAAATCAAAGCAAAGGAATCAAGATCCACCTTGTTATCCCACATCAGCTTTTTCCGGGAAGCCTGTCATTGGCAAGACGAAAATTCACATAGAGGGCGGAAGGGGCAGCATTACAATCATGAGAACTAAAGGGTGA
- the LOC132607189 gene encoding uncharacterized protein LOC132607189 has protein sequence MSRGNQRDRDRERAQARGNHKAKNPKNDGLTPEQRRERDAKALQEKAKKKAAQVAGGGSIDKLESYNIKKK, from the exons ATGTCT CGCGGGAACCAGAGAGACAGAGATCGTGAAAGGGCACAAGCCAGAGGAAACCACAAGGCCAAGAATCCTAAAAATGATGGATTAACCCCTGAACAACGACGAGAAAG GGACGCGAAAGCCCTTCAAGAAAAGGCGAAAAAGAAAGCAGCACAGGTGGCTGGTGGAGGGAGTATCGACAAATTGGAAAGTTATAACATCAAGAAGAAATAA